One part of the Pseudoalteromonas aliena SW19 genome encodes these proteins:
- the coaE gene encoding dephospho-CoA kinase (Dephospho-CoA kinase (CoaE) performs the final step in coenzyme A biosynthesis.), giving the protein MNKQTGEKNTKSPNWVLGLTGGIGCGKTAISNMFEELGITIIDADIVARQVVEPNSTGLNAIIAHFGEEILLSDGTLNRSALRTRIFTNHTDKEWLNNLLHPLIRNKILADLNAASSAYVVLVAPLLFENGLDKQCNRTLLIDVPKNIQVERTVKRDGVSLDQVNSIIATQMSRENKQQKADDILNNDRDLALVKLDLLLLHDHYLKLVSKNTT; this is encoded by the coding sequence ATGAATAAGCAAACAGGTGAAAAAAATACCAAAAGCCCAAATTGGGTATTAGGTTTAACCGGTGGTATTGGCTGCGGTAAAACAGCTATCAGTAATATGTTTGAGGAGCTTGGGATAACAATTATTGATGCCGATATAGTCGCTCGCCAAGTGGTAGAGCCCAACAGCACAGGTTTAAATGCAATAATTGCTCACTTTGGTGAAGAGATATTACTAAGCGATGGTACGTTAAACAGAAGTGCCTTGCGCACCCGTATTTTTACTAACCATACAGATAAAGAGTGGCTAAATAACTTACTTCACCCTCTGATCCGTAATAAAATACTCGCCGATTTAAATGCGGCCAGTAGTGCTTATGTCGTTTTAGTTGCACCATTGTTATTTGAAAATGGCCTTGATAAACAGTGCAATCGTACTCTCCTCATAGATGTACCTAAAAACATACAAGTAGAGCGAACCGTTAAACGCGACGGCGTGAGTCTTGATCAAGTAAATAGTATTATTGCCACGCAAATGTCTCGTGAAAATAAACAGCAAAAAGCGGACGACATTTTAAATAACGACCGCGATTTAGCACTCGTAAAGTTAGATCTTTTGTTACTTCATGATCATTACTTAAAATTAGTGTCAAAAAACACAACTTAA
- a CDS encoding response regulator, translated as MKLLMIDDDTGLCELLSEYLKAQGFEIQSVHDGEQGLKLAQANDYALILLDVMLPTLDGFEVLKQLRQSKLTPVIMLTAKGEDFDRIFGLELGADDYIPKPFNHRELLARVKAITRRIEHINSLNMTASNKVLINGVIVNYAAREASINEHVLCLTGTEYEILALLCKNAGDVVSKELISEEVLGRRLASFDRSIDMHVSNIRKKIAEYIPTERIKTMRGTGYVFIQGE; from the coding sequence ATGAAACTATTAATGATTGATGACGATACGGGCCTTTGTGAGCTGTTAAGCGAGTATTTAAAGGCGCAGGGCTTTGAAATACAAAGCGTACACGATGGCGAGCAAGGCTTAAAGCTAGCTCAGGCGAACGACTACGCACTCATATTGCTTGATGTAATGCTACCGACTCTCGATGGCTTTGAAGTACTTAAACAGTTAAGACAAAGCAAATTGACGCCGGTGATTATGCTCACTGCAAAAGGCGAAGACTTCGATCGCATTTTTGGCTTAGAGCTAGGCGCCGATGATTATATTCCAAAACCTTTCAACCACCGTGAATTACTCGCCCGTGTTAAAGCAATTACGCGCCGTATTGAGCATATAAATAGTTTAAATATGACAGCCAGTAACAAAGTACTAATCAATGGTGTAATCGTTAATTATGCTGCCAGAGAAGCCTCTATAAACGAGCATGTGTTGTGCCTTACAGGCACCGAATATGAAATATTAGCGTTGCTCTGCAAAAATGCTGGTGACGTGGTGAGTAAAGAGCTGATTAGCGAAGAAGTGTTGGGTCGCCGCTTGGCGTCATTCGATCGCTCTATAGACATGCACGTTAGTAATATACGTAAAAAAATAGCTGAGTACATCCCTACAGAGCGAATTAAAACAATGCGAGGCACAGGCTATGTATTCATTCAAGGCGAGTAA
- a CDS encoding alpha/beta fold hydrolase, which yields MFYSSERDLQSNQLTINNFYTKTLIKAYLETPSGQLFYAYALPDNAHTAIVISAGRLEGLDKYKELLWELYNNNFAVFIADHQGQGRSYRQLKNKHKGHVNQFKDYSADLNLFNKRVVDAHWQGSKVLVSHSMGGAVAFEYLAHFEHNFSGAFFSAPMLDIYTRGIPKPLAKFVASTATQLGFKNTYALGQTDYTADEFALNTLTSSLERYELFRKTYHEEPLLQLGGVTYGWLNATFAFISSMDTLNVSIPLYIASAQNDEIVDNNAHYKLANRHDNAVLESFTGAKHELFFERDEIRKPLLTSLYQFCESVTA from the coding sequence ATGTTTTATAGTAGTGAGCGCGACCTGCAAAGTAATCAATTAACGATTAATAACTTTTATACAAAAACACTCATTAAAGCTTATTTAGAGACTCCTAGCGGGCAACTATTTTATGCCTATGCTTTGCCCGATAATGCACACACTGCGATTGTTATCAGCGCAGGACGTCTTGAAGGATTAGATAAATATAAAGAGTTGTTGTGGGAGCTTTATAACAATAACTTTGCGGTGTTTATCGCCGATCACCAAGGGCAAGGTCGCTCTTACCGACAGCTAAAAAATAAACATAAAGGCCATGTTAACCAATTTAAAGATTACAGTGCTGATCTAAATTTATTTAATAAGCGGGTTGTAGATGCTCATTGGCAAGGGAGTAAGGTGTTGGTGAGCCATTCTATGGGTGGAGCCGTCGCGTTTGAGTATCTTGCACATTTTGAACACAATTTTAGTGGCGCATTTTTCTCAGCTCCTATGCTCGACATTTACACTAGAGGCATACCAAAACCTTTAGCTAAATTCGTTGCAAGTACAGCAACACAACTTGGCTTTAAAAACACTTATGCGCTAGGACAAACCGATTACACTGCCGATGAATTTGCGTTAAATACACTAACCAGTAGCCTTGAACGTTACGAGTTATTTAGAAAAACCTATCATGAAGAACCATTACTACAGCTTGGTGGTGTTACTTATGGCTGGTTAAATGCTACGTTTGCATTTATATCGTCGATGGATACGTTAAACGTATCCATTCCGCTGTACATTGCCAGCGCGCAAAACGACGAGATAGTCGACAACAATGCACACTATAAATTGGCGAACAGGCACGACAACGCTGTATTAGAAAGCTTTACTGGCGCTAAGCACGAACTGTTCTTTGAACGTGATGAAATACGCAAACCTCTGCTTACAAGCTTGTATCAGTTTTGTGA
- a CDS encoding ATP-binding protein — protein MYSFKASKSALLTCVKNPRHYLFFKIFIWFWLTIIGTVTALIFLSNITAINAVSNEPLHGPMKKNLLYTAKNLERSVIKHRRSLSETLSHPRLSKRKLLYLNSDQLEDSLTSKQVPSDVDLSLLNFTKNMAPQVIFTEKYQAFGPIKITLPEGDFYLYEIDINQQQPFFIRLKLMPIWMKVFIAIFASLILSFLFSRNLIAPINSLKKAAIKLSNGDLSARAAISINRKDELGILGRDFNSMANQLELLISSQKRLLADISHELRSPLTRLKMATGLAQMQANEASQSYLLRIEKEANQLDKMIADVLQVSRLEAKSQALSLQTQSLQIIVDHVLNDAQFEAKQNNKKLQVSGDAQVSIDCDEALIASALENLLRNAIKYANSTISVTLKHCDAIYIEICDDGSGVPDEQLNKLCEPFFRQSDARDRVSGGTGLGLAIAKNAITAHGGSLVLSNKDQGGLCANITLPIIKE, from the coding sequence ATGTATTCATTCAAGGCGAGTAAGTCTGCTTTATTGACTTGTGTTAAAAACCCTAGACATTATTTATTTTTTAAAATATTTATATGGTTTTGGTTAACAATAATAGGCACGGTTACTGCACTCATTTTTTTAAGTAACATTACTGCAATCAATGCGGTAAGTAATGAGCCTTTGCATGGGCCTATGAAGAAAAACCTGCTTTACACAGCCAAAAACCTCGAGCGCTCGGTTATTAAACACAGGCGTTCGCTTAGTGAAACGCTCTCTCATCCTCGCCTATCCAAACGCAAATTATTATATTTAAACTCAGATCAACTTGAGGATTCATTGACGAGCAAACAAGTGCCGAGTGATGTAGATTTAAGCTTACTTAATTTCACTAAAAATATGGCTCCACAAGTTATTTTTACCGAAAAATACCAAGCTTTTGGACCGATAAAAATAACCCTGCCTGAAGGTGACTTTTATTTATACGAAATAGATATTAATCAGCAACAGCCGTTTTTTATTCGTTTAAAATTAATGCCTATTTGGATGAAAGTGTTTATTGCTATTTTTGCTTCTCTGATTTTAAGCTTCTTATTTAGTCGCAATTTAATTGCGCCAATTAACAGCTTAAAGAAAGCCGCGATTAAACTCTCCAATGGCGATTTAAGTGCGCGAGCTGCTATTTCAATAAACAGAAAAGACGAACTTGGCATACTTGGTCGTGACTTCAACAGCATGGCAAATCAATTGGAGCTACTTATTAGCTCTCAAAAACGCTTACTTGCCGATATATCCCATGAGTTGCGCTCGCCATTAACGCGCTTAAAAATGGCAACGGGCCTTGCTCAAATGCAAGCAAACGAAGCTAGTCAGTCGTATTTATTACGTATAGAAAAAGAAGCTAATCAGTTAGATAAAATGATTGCTGATGTGCTGCAAGTCTCTCGCTTAGAAGCAAAAAGCCAAGCGCTTTCATTACAAACCCAGTCACTTCAAATTATTGTTGACCATGTGCTAAATGATGCACAATTTGAGGCCAAACAAAATAATAAAAAATTACAAGTAAGTGGCGATGCACAAGTGAGCATTGACTGCGATGAAGCGCTTATTGCCAGCGCTCTTGAAAATTTGCTGCGTAACGCCATTAAATACGCAAATAGCACCATTAGCGTTACACTAAAGCACTGTGATGCAATTTATATAGAAATATGTGACGATGGCTCTGGTGTGCCAGATGAGCAACTTAATAAACTTTGTGAGCCGTTTTTTAGGCAATCAGATGCCAGGGATCGTGTAAGTGGTGGTACTGGTTTAGGCTTAGCAATTGCAAAAAATGCGATTACCGCACACGGCGGTAGTTTAGTATTATCGAATAAAGATCAAGGTGGCTTGTGTGCTAATATCACCCTGCCGATAATTAAAGAGTAA
- a CDS encoding Spy/CpxP family protein refolding chaperone, which yields MTKLNTLSKLVLVCGLATATLGAGSVIAKSDGHKQGHSQAHFLLSERGANKLDLTDEQQTQLKAIFEAQKAQMQTLRGTDKEARKAQHEANRAKKEALLASASFDENAAKELLAQRHQKGEEVGLIKLKTQHQVWQVLNAEQREKFEKMQKRMSKKHRKQKS from the coding sequence ATGACTAAATTAAATACACTTTCTAAATTAGTACTTGTTTGTGGTCTTGCAACTGCCACTCTAGGTGCAGGTAGCGTAATCGCTAAAAGTGACGGACACAAGCAAGGCCATTCTCAAGCGCATTTTTTACTTTCCGAACGTGGTGCTAATAAGCTTGATTTAACCGATGAACAACAAACCCAATTAAAAGCAATTTTTGAAGCTCAAAAAGCCCAAATGCAAACGCTAAGAGGCACTGATAAAGAAGCCCGAAAAGCGCAGCATGAGGCTAACAGAGCAAAAAAAGAAGCATTACTTGCTTCTGCTAGCTTTGACGAAAATGCAGCAAAAGAATTATTAGCGCAACGCCATCAAAAAGGCGAAGAGGTTGGACTCATTAAATTAAAAACTCAGCATCAGGTATGGCAAGTTTTAAATGCAGAGCAACGCGAGAAATTTGAAAAAATGCAAAAGCGTATGAGTAAAAAGCACCGTAAACAAAAAAGTTAA
- the yacG gene encoding DNA gyrase inhibitor YacG: MPTVVNCPTCKTKVEWSEQSPFRPFCSKRCQLIDLGEWSFENNKISAPITSADEFSQDMIEDIEAMMAKNEDDFFK, translated from the coding sequence ATGCCTACTGTTGTAAACTGCCCAACCTGTAAAACTAAAGTTGAATGGTCAGAGCAAAGTCCATTTCGCCCGTTTTGCTCAAAGCGCTGCCAGCTTATTGATCTCGGTGAGTGGTCGTTTGAAAATAATAAAATTTCTGCGCCAATCACCTCCGCAGATGAATTTAGCCAAGACATGATTGAAGATATTGAAGCCATGATGGCTAAAAATGAAGATGATTTTTTTAAATAA
- the pilB gene encoding type IV-A pilus assembly ATPase PilB, translating into MNINSPLLRKFITLGRIDADMVKEKQQEFTSTAELISKCGKIDSKDLAAQCIDLFRVPYFDLKDFDPAKIPAELVKEKLIRKHHILPLVKKDRKVYIAASDPTDYGAFENFEFSTGLSCEIVVVDYIQLNNKIEQLLDAAGSLNLSDDEFKEFADLDTEGVKDSAPKDDEKEDAPIIVYINKILMDAIKKGASDLHFEPYEHKYRIRFRIDGILHEVASPPNTLATKLSARIKVMARLDIAEKRKPQDGRIKLKITERKSIDFRVSSMPTLWGEKIVMRILDSSSAMLGIDVLGYEPEQKKLYMDALAQPQGMILVTGPTGSGKTVSLYTGLNILNKPERNISTAEDPVEINLEGINQVQINIKADMTFANALRAFLRQDPDVVMVGEIRDLETAEISIKAAQTGHLVLSTLHTNSAPETITRLLNMGVPAYNVASSISLIIAQRLARRLCPKCKTPEILPSEELTRQGFSPQQISEMTLYAPKGCDSCTDGYKGRVGIYEVMQITPEIAQIIMRGGNSLEIADVSLKAGFNNLRISGIRKAADGMTSLAEINRVTNF; encoded by the coding sequence ATGAATATTAACTCACCGTTATTGAGAAAGTTTATTACCCTTGGTCGTATCGATGCAGATATGGTCAAAGAAAAACAACAAGAATTTACCTCAACAGCTGAGCTTATTTCTAAATGTGGCAAAATCGACAGTAAAGATTTAGCTGCACAATGCATCGATTTATTTCGCGTACCCTACTTCGATCTAAAAGATTTTGATCCTGCTAAAATTCCTGCAGAGCTGGTAAAAGAAAAACTTATTCGCAAGCATCATATTTTACCGCTGGTAAAAAAAGATAGAAAAGTTTACATCGCAGCCTCTGATCCAACCGACTATGGCGCATTTGAAAATTTTGAATTTAGCACTGGTTTGTCGTGTGAGATTGTTGTTGTTGATTATATTCAGCTCAATAATAAAATTGAGCAATTACTCGATGCAGCGGGAAGTTTAAATTTAAGTGATGATGAATTTAAAGAATTTGCAGACTTAGACACCGAAGGTGTAAAAGACTCCGCACCAAAAGATGATGAAAAAGAAGATGCGCCGATCATTGTTTACATCAATAAAATTTTGATGGATGCAATTAAAAAAGGCGCGTCTGATCTACACTTTGAACCCTATGAACACAAATACCGCATCCGTTTTCGTATTGATGGCATTTTGCACGAAGTAGCAAGTCCGCCCAATACTCTTGCAACTAAACTTTCTGCGCGTATAAAAGTAATGGCACGCCTCGATATTGCTGAAAAACGTAAACCACAAGATGGCCGTATAAAACTAAAAATAACTGAACGGAAAAGTATCGACTTTCGTGTCAGTTCGATGCCAACGCTGTGGGGCGAAAAAATAGTAATGCGTATCCTTGATTCTTCAAGCGCTATGCTAGGCATTGATGTATTAGGTTACGAACCAGAACAAAAAAAATTATATATGGATGCACTTGCTCAGCCTCAAGGTATGATTTTAGTAACAGGGCCAACCGGTTCTGGTAAAACGGTATCACTTTACACTGGTTTAAACATACTAAATAAACCAGAGCGCAACATTAGCACCGCAGAAGATCCGGTTGAAATTAACCTTGAAGGTATTAACCAAGTACAAATTAATATTAAAGCGGATATGACCTTTGCCAATGCATTACGCGCCTTTTTACGTCAAGATCCAGACGTGGTAATGGTGGGTGAAATACGTGATTTAGAAACCGCCGAAATATCTATTAAAGCAGCACAAACCGGCCACTTAGTATTATCAACCCTACATACTAATTCAGCACCGGAAACAATCACCCGTTTATTAAATATGGGTGTGCCAGCTTATAACGTAGCAAGCTCGATCAGCTTAATTATAGCCCAACGCCTAGCACGTCGTTTATGCCCTAAATGTAAAACGCCTGAAATACTACCAAGCGAAGAACTCACTCGCCAAGGCTTTAGCCCACAACAAATAAGTGAAATGACACTTTATGCACCAAAAGGGTGTGATAGCTGCACTGATGGCTATAAAGGTCGTGTGGGTATTTACGAAGTTATGCAAATCACTCCCGAAATTGCCCAAATTATTATGCGCGGCGGCAACTCATTAGAAATAGCAGATGTATCACTTAAAGCTGGGTTTAATAATTTGCGTATATCTGGTATTCGTAAAGCCGCTGATGGTATGACCTCACTTGCTGAAATTAACCGTGTGACTAATTTTTAA
- a CDS encoding prepilin peptidase translates to MQSIIEVMQSQLWFYLTAIGLVSLCVGSFLNVVIYRLPLMMQKEWQSECRILLEDDLKNSVPLNTTPFNLVKPNSTCPHCKSAIKPWQNIPIISWLALKGKCASCQNTIAARYPLVEAITALLSLIVAYTVGANEQALLYILITWALVALTFIDIDHMLLPDQLTLPLVWLALIASVMGYTISPSDAIIGAACGYLSLWSVFWLFKLLTGKEGMGYGDFKLLAVFGALLGWQSLLTIILLSSVVGAIIGITLLSIQGKDKATPIPFGPYLAIAGWITMLWGNQLQTMYLNLVGY, encoded by the coding sequence ATGCAAAGTATTATAGAAGTAATGCAAAGCCAATTGTGGTTTTACTTAACCGCCATTGGCTTAGTTAGTTTATGTGTAGGTAGCTTTTTAAATGTGGTCATTTACCGGCTACCGTTAATGATGCAAAAAGAATGGCAAAGTGAATGCCGTATTTTATTAGAGGATGACCTTAAAAATAGCGTGCCTTTAAATACCACGCCATTTAATTTAGTAAAACCCAACTCAACCTGCCCGCATTGTAAAAGCGCCATTAAACCTTGGCAAAACATCCCAATTATTAGTTGGCTCGCATTAAAAGGAAAATGCGCAAGTTGTCAAAATACGATAGCCGCACGCTACCCACTTGTTGAAGCCATTACCGCGCTATTGAGCTTAATTGTTGCATATACTGTGGGTGCTAATGAACAAGCATTACTCTATATTTTAATTACGTGGGCATTAGTTGCATTAACATTCATTGATATTGATCACATGCTCTTACCCGACCAGCTTACATTACCGCTTGTGTGGCTTGCCTTAATAGCATCTGTAATGGGCTATACCATATCACCCAGCGATGCCATTATTGGTGCGGCCTGCGGTTATTTAAGCTTATGGAGTGTATTTTGGTTATTTAAGTTACTTACCGGCAAAGAAGGTATGGGCTACGGCGATTTTAAATTACTTGCCGTGTTTGGTGCCCTACTTGGTTGGCAATCACTGCTCACGATTATATTACTCTCAAGCGTAGTCGGTGCCATTATTGGTATTACATTATTAAGTATTCAAGGAAAAGACAAAGCCACCCCTATTCCTTTTGGCCCTTACTTGGCAATCGCAGGTTGGATCACTATGCTTTGGGGCAACCAACTGCAAACTATGTATTTAAATTTAGTTGGTTACTAA